From Pseudobacteriovorax antillogorgiicola, the proteins below share one genomic window:
- the aceA gene encoding isocitrate lyase, whose translation MNKQEMIEKIHKDWDENPRWDGITRNYTADEVVKLMPSIPVDHSLANAGSNRFTKLLKEEAYVNSLGALTGSQAVQMVKAGLQAIYMSGWQVAADANQSGQTYPDQSLYPSNSVPQLVKRLNNALMRADLLNRVEGKEDIYWYAPIVADAEAGFGGPLHAFELMKGMIEAGAAAVHFEDQLASEKKCGHLGGKVLVPTSQFIRTLTGARLAADVCNVPSYIIARTDSLAATLMTSDIDPVDAPFLTGERTPEGYFKVKPGLDSAIARGLSYAPYADLIWFETSVPDIGEAKEFAAAIKEKYPNKMLAYNCSPSFNWEAKLDKTSIAKFQTDLAEFGYKFQFITLAGWHSINYHMFDLAKAYKTTGMTAFVDLQSREFKRESDGYTAVKHQREVGTGYFDNVLMTITGGEASTAALAGSTEEEQFNK comes from the coding sequence ATGAACAAGCAAGAGATGATTGAAAAGATTCACAAGGACTGGGATGAAAATCCACGGTGGGATGGCATCACGCGCAATTACACCGCTGATGAAGTGGTAAAGCTCATGCCTTCCATTCCAGTGGATCATTCACTGGCAAATGCTGGGTCAAATCGATTCACGAAGTTACTTAAAGAAGAAGCCTATGTGAATTCGCTAGGAGCACTAACGGGATCTCAGGCTGTTCAGATGGTTAAGGCGGGGCTGCAGGCCATCTACATGAGTGGCTGGCAGGTTGCTGCAGACGCCAATCAATCTGGACAAACGTACCCCGATCAATCATTGTACCCAAGCAATAGCGTTCCACAGCTTGTCAAACGTTTGAACAACGCCTTGATGCGAGCCGACTTACTCAATCGTGTAGAAGGCAAGGAAGATATCTATTGGTATGCGCCAATCGTTGCAGATGCCGAGGCTGGATTTGGCGGCCCTCTTCATGCGTTCGAACTTATGAAGGGCATGATCGAAGCTGGAGCCGCTGCGGTTCATTTCGAAGATCAACTTGCGTCTGAGAAAAAGTGTGGTCACCTTGGGGGTAAAGTTCTTGTGCCTACCTCTCAATTTATTAGGACTTTGACCGGAGCTCGCTTGGCTGCTGATGTATGCAACGTACCCAGCTACATCATCGCCCGAACGGACTCCTTGGCAGCGACTCTCATGACCTCCGATATCGATCCTGTGGATGCACCGTTCCTCACTGGCGAACGAACTCCGGAAGGCTATTTCAAAGTTAAGCCTGGGCTAGATTCTGCTATCGCTCGTGGCTTGAGTTACGCTCCATATGCAGATCTTATCTGGTTTGAAACATCAGTTCCTGACATCGGTGAAGCTAAAGAATTTGCAGCAGCTATCAAAGAAAAATATCCTAATAAGATGTTGGCTTATAACTGCTCGCCGTCTTTCAATTGGGAAGCCAAGCTAGATAAGACGTCGATCGCTAAGTTTCAAACCGACTTGGCAGAATTTGGTTACAAATTTCAATTTATCACCTTAGCTGGATGGCATTCCATCAATTACCACATGTTCGATCTTGCTAAGGCATATAAAACCACTGGCATGACAGCTTTTGTAGATCTTCAATCACGAGAATTTAAGCGGGAGAGCGATGGCTATACAGCTGTCAAGCATCAACGTGAAGTTGGTACTGGCTACTTCGATAACGTTCTCATGACGATCACCGGTGGCGAAGCTTCAACTGCGGCACTTGCTGGCTCTACTGAAGAAGAGCAGTTCAACAAGTAA
- a CDS encoding flagellin yields the protein MGLRIRTNVASINSQRRLERSTLAVTDSAGKLASGKRINKAADDAAGLAIASNLHADVRSLLQAKRNANDGISLVQTAEGGLMETTAMLTRLRELAVQAASDTVGQTERGFLDQEFIALKEEIDRIASSVEFNGTRLLVGEKDIPEELANADGTFPLEIQVSKDYYQEVDDVSQRNQVNIIKIDLGRVNAFTDGEGSLNIGEAEDGTRVNGKEIAQNSIMKLDDAIIKVSEHRAYLGSIQNRLGSTINNLGVQVENLTAARSRIEDTDFAHETARFTSEKILQQAGTAVLSQANTFPQTALNLVQALG from the coding sequence ATGGGTTTAAGAATTAGGACCAACGTAGCATCGATTAACTCTCAACGGCGCTTGGAGAGATCGACTCTAGCAGTGACCGATTCTGCTGGAAAGTTGGCATCAGGTAAGCGCATCAACAAGGCAGCAGATGATGCCGCTGGCTTAGCCATTGCATCAAACTTACATGCCGATGTTCGATCTTTGCTGCAGGCGAAACGAAATGCCAATGATGGTATATCTCTCGTCCAAACTGCTGAGGGTGGCCTTATGGAAACCACAGCCATGCTCACGCGATTGCGAGAGCTAGCTGTTCAAGCGGCAAGTGACACTGTCGGCCAAACGGAAAGAGGCTTTCTCGACCAAGAGTTTATCGCTCTGAAGGAAGAAATCGACCGAATTGCAAGCTCGGTTGAATTCAACGGCACGCGACTACTGGTTGGTGAGAAGGACATCCCCGAGGAATTGGCCAATGCTGATGGTACGTTCCCTCTCGAAATCCAGGTCAGTAAGGACTACTACCAGGAAGTAGACGACGTGTCCCAACGAAACCAGGTCAACATCATCAAAATTGATCTGGGTCGGGTGAACGCCTTTACCGATGGAGAGGGTAGTCTTAATATCGGAGAGGCCGAAGACGGTACCCGAGTCAATGGCAAGGAGATCGCTCAGAACAGTATCATGAAACTCGATGATGCGATCATCAAAGTATCTGAACATCGCGCCTACCTAGGTTCGATCCAGAACAGACTCGGTTCTACCATTAACAACTTGGGAGTCCAGGTCGAGAACTTAACAGCCGCTCGAAGCCGAATCGAGGATACAGATTTCGCGCACGAAACCGCAAGGTTTACATCCGAGAAGATTCTCCAGCAGGCCGGTACAGCTGTTCTCAGCCAAGCCAACACATTCCCACAAACTGCACTGAACTTAGTCCAAGCCCTAGGCTAA
- a CDS encoding glutamate synthase subunit beta produces the protein MGELNGFRSYSREVPRKQPVENRVQHFKEFVEPLSDESLREQGARCMDCGVPFCHQGCPLGNLIPEWNDLSSAGHWQEALEVLHSTNNFPEFTGRVCPAPCETSCVLGINEDPVSIEAIEMALADRGFAEGWVQPQPPAIRTGKSVAVVGSGPAGLAAAQQLNRKGHHVTVFERDDRPGGLLTYGIPDFKLEKAKVFRRVKQIQDEGVSIRCGVHIGRDMSLEQLKKDFDAVLLSCGATKKRDLPIDGRELQGIYFADTILRQSTRRVLGDVIHENEVTAKGKHVVVIGGGDTGSDCVGTSNRQGAKSITQFEIMEMPPSLGKYPRALERDPRSPWPNWPYMLRTSTSHEEGVDRHWCLQTKRFVGNDQGQVTGLVTEQVRWMGQGADRRLELVPGSEKEWPCDLALLAIGFTGPETEGLVQDAHLKLGKSGNIEANDLDYLTSVPGVFTAGDMRRGQSLVVWAIQEGRQAAESIHRYLSP, from the coding sequence ATGGGTGAATTAAATGGATTTCGAAGCTACTCACGAGAAGTTCCCAGAAAACAACCTGTTGAAAATAGAGTTCAACACTTTAAAGAATTTGTCGAGCCGTTGAGTGATGAGTCCCTTCGCGAGCAAGGGGCGCGATGTATGGATTGTGGGGTTCCCTTTTGTCATCAAGGCTGTCCTTTAGGTAATCTTATCCCAGAGTGGAATGATCTAAGCTCTGCTGGTCACTGGCAAGAAGCTCTAGAAGTTTTGCATAGTACAAACAACTTTCCTGAGTTTACAGGGCGGGTTTGCCCAGCTCCCTGCGAGACATCTTGCGTTCTTGGCATCAATGAAGATCCAGTATCGATCGAGGCGATAGAGATGGCGCTGGCTGATCGTGGCTTCGCTGAAGGTTGGGTTCAGCCACAGCCTCCTGCAATTCGTACAGGAAAGTCTGTAGCTGTGGTGGGAAGTGGCCCTGCGGGCCTGGCGGCAGCTCAACAACTCAACAGAAAAGGTCATCATGTAACGGTTTTCGAGCGAGACGATCGGCCTGGGGGCTTGCTGACCTATGGTATTCCGGACTTCAAGCTCGAGAAGGCTAAGGTCTTCCGTCGTGTGAAGCAGATCCAAGACGAAGGTGTTAGCATCCGCTGCGGGGTTCACATTGGTCGCGATATGAGTCTTGAGCAGCTTAAAAAGGATTTCGATGCAGTTCTCTTAAGCTGTGGTGCGACTAAAAAGCGAGATTTGCCAATTGATGGTCGAGAGTTACAAGGCATCTATTTTGCTGATACTATATTGCGGCAATCAACGCGCCGCGTGCTAGGTGATGTGATCCATGAAAACGAAGTGACGGCTAAAGGTAAGCACGTTGTTGTTATTGGAGGAGGTGATACGGGATCTGACTGTGTCGGGACTTCCAACCGTCAAGGGGCCAAGTCTATCACCCAATTTGAAATTATGGAGATGCCTCCGAGCCTTGGAAAGTACCCAAGAGCATTGGAGAGAGACCCGCGATCTCCTTGGCCTAACTGGCCTTATATGCTGCGAACATCCACGTCTCACGAGGAGGGGGTGGATCGTCACTGGTGTCTGCAAACCAAGCGCTTTGTGGGGAATGACCAGGGTCAGGTTACTGGCTTGGTCACCGAACAGGTGCGATGGATGGGGCAAGGGGCAGATAGGCGACTGGAGTTGGTGCCAGGGTCGGAAAAAGAATGGCCTTGTGATTTAGCACTTCTCGCCATTGGCTTTACTGGCCCAGAAACTGAGGGCCTTGTGCAGGATGCTCATCTCAAGCTAGGCAAGAGCGGTAATATTGAGGCGAACGATTTAGATTACCTGACTTCAGTACCTGGAGTTTTTACTGCTGGTGATATGAGGCGAGGCCAGTCGCTTGTTGTTTGGGCTATTCAAGAAGGGCGTCAAGCGGCGGAGTCGATTCATCGCTATCTATCACCGTAA
- the gltB gene encoding glutamate synthase large subunit has translation MNKQERMHFFRDPREVQRDACGVGFVANMKGIPSHKIVKDGLTILNRLDHRGGRASDNLTGDGAGIMVGIPHSFISKLALEQSWSALEPGKYAVGVLFSPKDQELDEWTTNLVESVVREEGQELVGWRDVPVNSAVLGPIAKESEPRIRHFFIRKGVCEAKSFPWKLYVMRKVIEERARSKLGITQKDVYICSLSTSTMIYKGLLLSHLISEYYLDLKNEDFKTPFSLVHQRFSTNTMPSWPLAQPFRFIGHNGEINTLRGNINWMRARQSQLKCEIKGADLEKIGSVCTPGASDSAILDNTIEFLLHSGRSMEKVLSMVVPEPWENRMDMPQELKDYYEYQSCLMEPWDGPAFIGFADGHRVGAVLDRNGLRPGRYWITRDDHVIMGSEAGLLDVAPEEIVSKGRLSPGKMFMVDMENGEVKSNEALKSSLASDNPYGHWLSNHRVKLSELPIPVEEPELLPNDEEMHRKQHLFSYTREDLRVILAPMAMEGKEPTGSMGNDAPLAILSRKRPLLFNYFKQLFAQVTNPAIDAIREELVTSLATSLGPEGNLLDESHLQCKMIRMKQPILSNLDLKRIKVLRAGPLKTTTLSICYDPLQANLRQALQVLRREVERAIEEGHTIVILSDREATLTQVAIPSLLAVSAVHHELINQGLRTRCSLILESAEPREVHHFCTLLGYGVAAINPYLALDIIRKRNPIDGYGADLNVATLQSNYIRAIGKGILKVMSKIGISTLQSYRGAQIFEAVGLSQQLVDDYFTWTPTRIEGLVLEDIERDLLSRYREVRALAGKKPHLDVGGDYHWRRNGEKHLHSPDMIASLQHATQINGREEFAKFCETVDDQSKVQLTLRGLMRYKPASKPIALEEVESVPDILRRFSTGAMSFGSISKEAHETIAVAMNRMGGRSNSGEGGEDAERFTPDPNGDLRRSAIKQVASGRFGVTSHYLVNADELQIKIAQGAKPGEGGQLPGHKVDQSIAKVRHSTPGVTLISPPPHHDIYSIEDLAQLIHDLKNANDQARVSVKLVSAVGVGTIAAGVAKAKSDVILISGYEGGTGASPITSIKHTGLPWELGLADTHRTLLENGLRDRIVLQTDGQLRTPRDLAIATMLGAEEWSIGSGALVALGCIMMRKCHLNTCPVGIATQDPELRKKFHGKPEHLINYFVLLAEGLREIMASLGIRKVTDLVGRSDLLSLNDEIEHPLLSRISLDQILGAPEKPVGKPYQATLQDHELEQSLDRKILLPALKRAIESKEPAKLHVPIRNTNRTVGTIVSSEISRRHGAKGLPRHLIRLHFKGSAGQSFMAFGAKGVFAKVEGEVNDYCGKGLSGADIVVVPPSQSSPEIESQIICGNTTLYGATSGRMNVLGRAGERFAVRNSGAIAVVEGAGDHCCEYMTGGRVVVLGSTGRNFGAGMSGGIAYVYDQTGEFSARVNPEMVSLEQVSSKEDRTELYHLIKSHLDATGSRKARRILDDWDNELSKFVRVIPGATGGKTSFLPETVELDISASGYDDHLGTNKLEQGGFHG, from the coding sequence ATGAACAAGCAGGAGCGTATGCATTTCTTCCGTGACCCCAGGGAGGTCCAAAGAGATGCCTGTGGTGTTGGTTTTGTCGCCAACATGAAAGGAATTCCAAGCCACAAGATCGTCAAAGATGGTTTGACCATTTTAAATCGTTTAGACCATCGGGGTGGCCGTGCTAGTGATAATCTCACGGGCGATGGAGCTGGAATTATGGTTGGAATTCCACATAGCTTCATCTCAAAGTTGGCTTTGGAGCAGTCTTGGTCAGCCCTAGAGCCTGGTAAATATGCGGTTGGGGTCCTATTCTCGCCTAAGGATCAAGAGCTCGATGAGTGGACGACTAATTTAGTGGAGTCGGTGGTAAGGGAAGAGGGGCAAGAGCTTGTAGGTTGGCGTGATGTGCCTGTAAACTCGGCAGTTCTCGGACCCATTGCGAAAGAAAGTGAGCCACGAATCAGACATTTCTTTATTAGAAAGGGTGTTTGTGAAGCTAAAAGCTTCCCCTGGAAGCTATATGTGATGCGGAAGGTCATCGAAGAACGAGCACGATCCAAGCTCGGCATCACTCAAAAGGATGTCTACATCTGTAGCCTGTCTACCAGCACTATGATTTACAAAGGTTTGCTACTCTCTCATCTAATTTCTGAGTACTACCTTGACTTGAAAAACGAGGACTTCAAAACTCCTTTTTCCTTGGTGCACCAAAGATTCAGTACCAATACGATGCCCTCATGGCCCTTGGCCCAGCCGTTCAGGTTTATTGGTCATAACGGAGAGATCAATACTCTTCGCGGCAACATCAATTGGATGCGTGCACGACAAAGCCAATTGAAGTGTGAGATTAAGGGTGCAGATCTTGAAAAGATCGGTAGCGTATGTACCCCGGGAGCCAGCGATTCCGCTATTCTGGATAACACAATCGAGTTCTTGCTCCATTCAGGTCGGTCTATGGAGAAGGTCCTATCTATGGTTGTGCCGGAGCCATGGGAAAACCGTATGGATATGCCACAGGAATTGAAGGATTATTACGAGTACCAATCCTGTTTGATGGAGCCATGGGATGGACCAGCTTTCATTGGCTTTGCCGATGGGCACCGGGTAGGGGCCGTACTCGACCGTAATGGCCTGCGGCCTGGGCGGTACTGGATTACCCGTGATGATCACGTGATCATGGGTTCAGAGGCTGGATTGCTTGATGTTGCACCTGAGGAGATCGTGAGCAAGGGGAGGCTTAGCCCAGGCAAGATGTTTATGGTCGATATGGAAAACGGAGAGGTGAAGTCAAATGAAGCATTGAAATCGAGCCTTGCTTCAGACAACCCCTATGGCCATTGGCTGAGTAACCATCGTGTGAAACTTTCTGAGCTGCCAATACCCGTTGAAGAGCCAGAGTTGCTCCCCAACGACGAGGAGATGCATCGGAAGCAGCATCTGTTTTCCTATACACGAGAAGATTTGAGGGTCATTCTTGCCCCTATGGCGATGGAAGGCAAGGAACCTACAGGGTCTATGGGCAACGATGCGCCTCTGGCAATTCTATCGCGCAAGAGACCGTTGCTGTTTAACTACTTCAAGCAGCTATTTGCACAGGTCACGAATCCTGCTATCGATGCCATTCGTGAAGAATTGGTTACCTCCTTGGCAACGAGCCTAGGGCCTGAAGGCAACCTACTCGATGAAAGTCACTTGCAATGTAAGATGATTCGGATGAAGCAGCCGATTCTTTCCAATTTAGATTTAAAGCGGATAAAAGTTCTTCGAGCCGGGCCCCTAAAAACAACGACTCTATCTATATGTTACGATCCTCTTCAAGCGAACTTGCGTCAAGCTCTTCAAGTTCTACGTAGGGAAGTCGAACGTGCTATTGAGGAAGGTCATACCATCGTCATCTTGAGTGATCGTGAAGCGACGCTAACTCAAGTGGCGATACCGAGCCTCTTGGCAGTTTCGGCGGTTCACCACGAACTCATCAACCAAGGCTTAAGAACTCGCTGTAGCCTTATTCTTGAGAGTGCAGAACCACGGGAAGTTCATCACTTCTGTACCCTACTTGGTTATGGTGTGGCAGCGATCAACCCATACCTCGCTCTTGATATCATTCGAAAGCGGAATCCTATCGATGGCTATGGTGCAGATCTCAATGTTGCTACCCTGCAATCTAACTATATTCGTGCCATTGGCAAGGGTATCCTCAAGGTTATGTCAAAAATTGGGATCTCCACATTGCAGTCCTATCGGGGGGCACAGATATTTGAAGCCGTGGGTCTCTCCCAGCAACTTGTGGATGACTATTTTACCTGGACTCCGACCCGAATAGAAGGCTTGGTCCTTGAAGATATCGAGCGAGACTTGCTGAGTCGTTATCGTGAAGTGCGGGCTCTCGCCGGTAAGAAACCTCATCTCGATGTTGGTGGCGACTATCACTGGCGCCGAAATGGTGAAAAACATCTTCACTCTCCCGACATGATAGCTAGCCTCCAGCATGCCACACAAATTAACGGCCGCGAAGAGTTCGCTAAGTTCTGCGAGACGGTGGATGATCAATCCAAGGTTCAGCTCACGCTTCGAGGCTTGATGCGATATAAACCTGCTAGCAAACCCATTGCTCTCGAAGAGGTTGAATCAGTTCCAGATATCCTAAGGCGTTTTTCCACGGGAGCGATGTCTTTTGGATCGATATCCAAAGAGGCTCATGAAACGATCGCTGTTGCCATGAATCGAATGGGCGGTCGATCGAACTCTGGGGAAGGTGGAGAAGACGCAGAACGATTTACTCCGGATCCTAATGGTGACTTGAGGCGAAGTGCGATCAAGCAGGTGGCAAGTGGTCGCTTTGGAGTGACCAGCCATTATCTTGTGAATGCAGATGAGTTACAGATAAAAATTGCTCAAGGGGCGAAGCCCGGCGAAGGAGGGCAACTTCCTGGACATAAGGTAGATCAATCTATTGCTAAGGTGCGGCATAGTACTCCGGGGGTTACATTGATTTCTCCACCCCCGCATCATGATATCTACTCCATTGAAGATTTGGCTCAACTGATCCACGATCTCAAGAATGCCAACGATCAAGCTCGAGTATCTGTAAAGCTTGTATCCGCTGTCGGGGTTGGGACCATTGCAGCTGGAGTTGCAAAAGCGAAGTCTGATGTGATCCTAATTTCTGGTTATGAAGGAGGTACTGGGGCTAGTCCCATTACATCGATAAAACATACCGGCCTTCCATGGGAGTTGGGCTTGGCGGATACCCATCGAACCCTTCTTGAAAATGGTCTAAGAGATCGCATTGTCTTGCAAACCGATGGTCAGTTGCGAACGCCACGGGATCTCGCGATAGCTACGATGTTGGGGGCTGAAGAGTGGAGTATCGGATCGGGGGCGTTAGTGGCTCTTGGCTGCATTATGATGCGTAAGTGTCATCTCAATACTTGCCCAGTTGGTATTGCTACTCAGGACCCCGAGTTGAGAAAGAAGTTTCATGGTAAACCAGAACATCTGATTAATTACTTTGTACTCCTTGCCGAGGGGCTTCGTGAGATCATGGCTTCACTAGGTATCCGAAAGGTTACAGACCTTGTCGGGCGAAGTGATCTCTTAAGTTTAAACGACGAGATCGAGCATCCCCTCTTAAGTCGCATCAGTCTTGATCAGATTTTAGGCGCACCAGAAAAACCAGTTGGCAAACCATATCAAGCAACCCTCCAAGACCATGAGCTTGAACAAAGTTTGGATCGAAAGATACTTTTACCTGCTCTAAAAAGGGCGATCGAGTCCAAGGAGCCAGCAAAACTTCACGTTCCGATTCGAAATACCAATCGAACAGTTGGTACCATTGTCTCTAGTGAAATCTCGCGGCGTCACGGTGCGAAGGGCTTGCCTCGGCACTTGATCCGCCTTCACTTCAAAGGCTCAGCCGGACAAAGCTTTATGGCTTTTGGAGCCAAGGGGGTCTTTGCTAAGGTTGAGGGCGAGGTCAATGACTACTGTGGTAAAGGACTTAGTGGAGCCGATATTGTTGTTGTGCCTCCCAGCCAATCCAGCCCCGAGATAGAGTCTCAGATTATTTGTGGTAACACAACACTATACGGAGCTACGAGTGGTCGCATGAACGTGTTGGGGCGAGCAGGAGAGCGCTTTGCAGTTCGAAATAGTGGTGCCATTGCTGTGGTAGAAGGGGCGGGCGATCACTGCTGTGAATATATGACTGGTGGTCGGGTTGTGGTGCTTGGTTCCACAGGCCGTAATTTTGGTGCAGGTATGAGCGGTGGAATCGCCTACGTCTACGATCAAACAGGAGAGTTCTCCGCAAGGGTCAATCCTGAGATGGTTTCATTGGAGCAAGTTAGTAGCAAAGAGGATCGTACGGAGTTATATCATTTGATCAAAAGTCATTTAGATGCAACCGGCAGTCGTAAGGCGCGCCGCATTCTTGATGACTGGGATAATGAATTAAGTAAGTTTGTTAGAGTTATCCCAGGAGCCACCGGTGGCAAAACCAGCTTTCTGCCGGAAACAGTCGAACTAGATATTTCAGCCTCAGGCTACGATGATCATTTAGGAACAAACAAATTGGAGCAAGGAGGTTTTCATGGGTGA
- a CDS encoding glutamine--tRNA ligase/YqeY domain fusion protein, producing the protein MTDDKKPAVNFIRNIINEDLKNGKNGGRVVTRFPPEPNGYLHIGHAKSICFNFSLAQEYPGGKCYLRFDDTNPEKESVEFMESIKRDVAWLGFDWEDRLTHASDYFDRLYELAEGLIQRDKAYVCSLNAEQAREYRGTLKEPGKDSPDRNRPVEESLDLFRRMKAGEFADGTYTLRAKIDMSSGNINMRDPVLYRIRKVHHHRTGDKWNIYPMYDYTHPLSDAFEAVTHSICTLEFQDHRPLYDWIIEQCETEFVPHQYEFSRLNVNYTITSKRKLKYLVDQGLVSGWDDPRMPTISGMRRRGLTPASLRKFSERTGISKKETIIDVGILEEEVRNDLNETAKRAFAVLDPIKVTISNYPEGKEEVIEIPNHPQKPDWGTREILFEKTLYIDRSDFLEDAPPKFFRLSPGKEVRLRYGYVIRCDEVIKDDAGVVRELVCTYDPDTLGGKKPADGRKVKGIIHWLSESGSKPALVRIYDRLFNVENPGVVESVEDALNPESLLTMVDSRIENSLTQVAPGDTFQFERLGYFCADQIEFSAEKPVFNRTVTLKDTWQSKN; encoded by the coding sequence ATGACTGATGACAAAAAGCCTGCGGTAAACTTCATCCGCAACATCATCAACGAAGATTTGAAAAATGGTAAAAATGGCGGTCGGGTGGTGACACGATTCCCCCCAGAGCCCAACGGCTATCTTCACATTGGGCATGCGAAGTCCATTTGTTTTAACTTTAGCCTCGCTCAAGAATATCCCGGTGGAAAATGCTATCTACGCTTTGACGACACGAATCCAGAAAAAGAAAGTGTCGAGTTCATGGAGTCTATCAAACGGGATGTGGCTTGGCTTGGCTTTGATTGGGAAGATCGCCTGACTCATGCATCAGACTATTTTGATAGGCTGTACGAGCTTGCCGAGGGCTTGATTCAACGTGATAAGGCCTATGTTTGTAGCTTGAATGCTGAGCAGGCTCGTGAGTACCGAGGTACCTTAAAAGAGCCAGGTAAGGACAGCCCTGATCGCAATCGACCCGTGGAAGAGAGCTTGGATCTTTTTAGGAGAATGAAGGCTGGAGAGTTTGCAGATGGCACCTATACCCTTCGTGCCAAGATTGATATGAGTTCGGGTAACATCAATATGCGCGATCCGGTTTTGTATCGCATACGTAAAGTTCATCATCATCGCACCGGTGATAAGTGGAATATTTATCCCATGTATGACTACACTCACCCGCTTTCCGATGCTTTTGAGGCAGTGACTCATTCGATCTGTACCCTCGAGTTCCAAGACCATAGGCCGCTTTATGATTGGATCATCGAGCAGTGTGAAACTGAATTCGTGCCTCACCAGTACGAGTTTTCTCGATTGAATGTGAACTACACGATAACCTCCAAGCGGAAGCTGAAGTACTTGGTTGATCAAGGTCTGGTCAGTGGCTGGGACGACCCCAGAATGCCAACCATTTCAGGTATGAGGCGTCGCGGATTAACTCCAGCTTCACTTCGCAAATTCAGTGAGCGAACAGGGATCTCTAAGAAAGAAACCATTATCGATGTGGGTATTTTAGAAGAAGAAGTCAGAAATGATCTCAACGAAACTGCTAAGCGAGCCTTTGCGGTTCTAGACCCAATTAAGGTTACAATCAGTAATTATCCAGAAGGCAAAGAAGAGGTGATTGAAATCCCTAATCATCCGCAAAAGCCAGACTGGGGAACGAGAGAGATTCTATTCGAGAAAACACTCTATATTGATCGCTCCGATTTCTTGGAAGATGCACCACCAAAATTCTTCCGTCTGAGTCCTGGCAAGGAAGTTAGGCTCCGCTATGGTTATGTGATTCGATGTGATGAAGTGATAAAAGATGATGCAGGTGTCGTTCGGGAGCTGGTTTGTACTTACGATCCGGATACCTTAGGCGGCAAGAAGCCTGCTGATGGGCGCAAAGTTAAAGGAATCATTCACTGGCTTTCAGAGTCTGGTTCGAAGCCTGCTCTCGTTCGGATCTACGATCGTCTGTTCAATGTGGAAAACCCAGGAGTGGTAGAGTCAGTAGAAGACGCTCTCAATCCTGAGTCGCTATTGACGATGGTTGATAGCCGGATTGAAAATAGTCTTACTCAGGTAGCACCTGGCGACACCTTTCAATTCGAGCGCCTTGGTTACTTCTGTGCAGACCAGATCGAGTTTAGCGCCGAGAAGCCTGTATTCAATCGAACCGTAACGCTCAAAGATACCTGGCAGTCTAAGAATTAA
- a CDS encoding sulfite exporter TauE/SafE family protein, which yields MIDQLLQEPIQIAPWILLSLGGFVGALSGLLGVGGGVLMTPALHILGLPMPLAVGTTLTQMVASSISGTIKHHSQANVSWPLVLAFGLPGVLGVLGGKELMVFVAHKPQLMAKLGLIYAGFLVLMAGLMAKRELAPKGSSGRRSIWKVGPRWSQGQGLYEIYYLPCIFFGVLIGVVSGLTGLGGGFFYMPIMSQLMDMPLKVSVGSSLGIVVISSIVGATSYGFAGMSDLNMAAMIAVGSIVGSVLGATATQFVQGRRLKLMFATLVLMAAISMVFKSYGHMNLSLGILFISGFSLVLVAMTTAIQNYLSMANK from the coding sequence GTGATCGATCAATTACTGCAAGAGCCAATTCAAATTGCCCCCTGGATTTTATTGTCCCTTGGGGGCTTTGTCGGAGCCCTTAGCGGGCTCTTAGGTGTTGGTGGCGGAGTGCTGATGACGCCCGCCCTGCACATTCTTGGTTTGCCCATGCCGCTTGCTGTGGGCACCACTCTTACCCAGATGGTCGCATCAAGTATTTCTGGAACTATCAAGCATCATTCCCAAGCAAATGTCTCATGGCCACTCGTGCTTGCCTTTGGGCTTCCAGGGGTTCTTGGAGTTCTGGGGGGCAAAGAACTCATGGTGTTTGTGGCGCATAAACCACAGCTCATGGCAAAGCTTGGGCTTATCTATGCTGGATTTCTGGTTCTGATGGCTGGATTGATGGCTAAGAGAGAACTAGCTCCCAAGGGGTCGAGTGGGCGACGCTCAATTTGGAAAGTTGGGCCTCGCTGGAGCCAAGGACAGGGTCTCTACGAGATCTATTATCTACCTTGTATCTTTTTTGGTGTTCTGATCGGTGTGGTGTCAGGGTTAACAGGGTTGGGCGGTGGATTCTTCTACATGCCAATTATGTCACAGCTGATGGATATGCCTCTAAAGGTTTCCGTAGGCTCAAGCCTTGGGATCGTCGTGATTTCAAGTATCGTTGGCGCAACTAGCTATGGCTTCGCCGGAATGTCCGATTTGAACATGGCCGCAATGATAGCAGTAGGTTCTATTGTGGGAAGTGTTCTGGGTGCTACCGCAACCCAATTTGTTCAGGGGCGGCGACTCAAGCTCATGTTCGCGACTCTAGTCTTGATGGCAGCAATTTCTATGGTATTTAAATCCTATGGGCATATGAACCTATCTCTGGGGATTCTATTTATTTCGGGATTCAGTCTGGTTCTTGTTGCTATGACAACAGCAATCCAAAACTACCTCTCCATGGCAAACAAGTAG